From Deltaproteobacteria bacterium, the proteins below share one genomic window:
- a CDS encoding dehydrogenase has translation MPTYRVAELSFGSSRWDFATRFTVQGADFELQRFGVEYSVDNLKRLIERLRSQVDAIAISGFPTEIRFRDKVYTHRQALDVMSTPVSIPLCSGERLRELAEVNGIVNLVKSGVVEPRDGIFFPVGLLHMEALSTVHERFGARIGFGDLYAGLGLPIVAKPWPLLLELTKLGLGVAQFRDMGNLAPRAANVKKPRRLAQLIQELGAYRYIWGDPYLIHLFSRETDILRGREILVTTSDPKVLKEIENLGAKAIHKSLPEKFENWDPRLTYSSIDACLRLLKKKTAPLSLEEWQEILESQTEVSHETRRYVMTARPSIQTRLVKSRVKASNKKSAIEKPDFAFVLHSLSFRDLTRAPGLSLARNLPKNFHPLIERSTAKLPGIVYGNMSGIVSKKTGREVTGILYGLFATPRVMRNEAPEVTYEKIGRLCHHAADHGAKIIGLGAYTKIVGDAGATINRMSPIPVTTGNSLSASATLWAVHEVVEKMGILTRNKNTGLVNGTATVIGATGSIGKVSAKLLSLVFERVCLIAPRMDRLEELGIEISSLSPRTEIRLATDANFVAAHTDVLVTATSAFDQKVVDVRQLKPGCIVCDCSRPLDFNMEDVLARPDVLFIESGEVMLPGSSGQLNCDIGLPRDVVYACLGETAVLAMEERYEPFTLGRDLDWQRVKQIYKLSIEHGVKLATIRGPSGVISEKEIALCRALALKARGLS, from the coding sequence ATGCCTACATACAGAGTCGCTGAGCTTAGTTTTGGAAGCTCACGCTGGGATTTCGCCACAAGGTTCACTGTCCAGGGTGCAGATTTCGAATTGCAACGCTTTGGGGTCGAATATTCGGTCGACAATCTCAAACGATTGATCGAACGCTTAAGATCGCAAGTCGATGCCATTGCTATTTCCGGATTTCCAACCGAGATTCGCTTTCGAGACAAGGTTTATACGCACCGCCAAGCCCTCGATGTAATGTCGACTCCCGTGTCGATTCCACTTTGTAGTGGTGAACGACTTCGAGAATTAGCCGAAGTAAACGGCATCGTTAATTTGGTAAAATCCGGAGTAGTCGAACCTCGGGATGGAATCTTTTTTCCAGTTGGCTTATTGCACATGGAAGCCCTATCGACGGTTCATGAAAGATTTGGCGCACGGATTGGATTCGGCGATCTCTATGCCGGCCTTGGTTTACCCATTGTTGCGAAACCGTGGCCCTTACTTTTGGAATTAACCAAACTAGGACTCGGTGTTGCGCAGTTTCGCGACATGGGGAACCTCGCTCCGCGAGCGGCGAACGTTAAAAAGCCAAGACGATTAGCTCAGTTGATTCAGGAGCTCGGAGCCTACAGATACATCTGGGGCGATCCCTATCTCATCCACTTATTCTCGAGGGAGACAGACATTTTACGGGGTCGCGAAATCCTAGTCACAACCTCTGACCCCAAAGTACTAAAAGAGATTGAGAATCTCGGTGCCAAAGCCATTCACAAATCTCTCCCCGAGAAATTTGAAAATTGGGACCCGCGCCTGACCTACTCCTCCATCGATGCTTGTCTTAGACTGTTGAAGAAAAAAACGGCTCCACTTTCTTTGGAGGAGTGGCAAGAAATTTTAGAAAGCCAAACAGAGGTATCGCATGAAACTCGGCGATATGTCATGACCGCTCGACCCTCTATTCAAACGCGGCTTGTGAAATCAAGGGTGAAGGCATCCAATAAAAAGTCAGCGATTGAAAAGCCAGACTTTGCGTTCGTTCTGCACTCTCTCAGTTTTCGAGATCTCACGCGTGCCCCTGGCCTATCGCTCGCTCGAAACCTGCCAAAAAACTTCCATCCCCTAATTGAAAGATCCACCGCCAAACTTCCGGGAATTGTGTACGGAAACATGAGTGGGATCGTAAGTAAAAAAACCGGGCGCGAAGTAACTGGGATTCTTTATGGCTTGTTTGCCACACCCAGAGTGATGCGAAACGAAGCACCGGAGGTGACTTATGAAAAAATTGGGCGTCTTTGTCATCACGCCGCCGATCACGGAGCGAAAATAATAGGTCTTGGAGCCTATACAAAAATCGTTGGCGATGCCGGCGCAACCATCAATCGTATGAGTCCAATTCCAGTGACGACTGGCAATTCGCTCTCTGCGTCAGCGACACTTTGGGCAGTGCACGAAGTTGTCGAAAAAATGGGGATTCTAACTCGAAATAAAAATACCGGTCTAGTAAATGGCACAGCAACTGTCATCGGCGCGACTGGTTCCATCGGCAAAGTCTCGGCAAAACTACTTTCATTGGTTTTCGAACGAGTCTGTCTGATTGCTCCACGCATGGATCGACTAGAAGAATTGGGAATCGAAATCTCATCTCTCAGTCCGCGGACCGAAATACGCTTGGCGACGGACGCCAACTTTGTCGCTGCTCACACCGACGTACTTGTCACTGCAACGTCCGCGTTCGATCAAAAGGTGGTCGACGTTCGTCAGCTAAAGCCAGGCTGCATCGTGTGCGATTGCTCGCGCCCCCTTGATTTTAACATGGAGGATGTCTTAGCACGACCCGACGTCTTGTTTATTGAGTCTGGGGAAGTTATGCTACCCGGGTCTTCCGGCCAATTGAACTGCGATATCGGCCTCCCAAGAGATGTGGTCTATGCCTGCCTCGGCGAAACGGCAGTTCTAGCGATGGAGGAACGATATGAGCCTTTCACACTAGGTCGAGATCTTGATTGGCAGCGAGTAAAGCAAATCTACAAGCTTTCGATTGAACACGGTGTTAAATTGGCCACGATCCGTGGGCCATCCGGCGTTATTTCAGAAAAAGAGATCGCACTCTGTCGCGCTCTCGCGTTGAAAGCGCGGGGCCTTTCATAG
- a CDS encoding kinase yields MKVSVFVNGQAGRANFEAIQRACDRALFRTELRYFKPSSKEALQSEVLSASNESDALVICGGDGTLNNAVQPLLMAYRNGIASNSPFRIPPILPLPVGTANDLASELRITDRLERAARRIIESEPSAIDVIEVKSKQGIVYMLTNGGLGLAAETAELANRVRANVRSDGKRFSKEAIRLAGSRIYELLLAKELLSGKSTKWLRGWCVSIEIDGGLKRSTSAPFIMVNNQPGLGGKYIPAPLTSNTDGTFNILLVESLGIIALAKSLWQIRNGQVPDEKQCPRLETSHAVFRSKSDARDLTFFGDGEILHHGVREIEVTCLKRALPVFLGAEDTP; encoded by the coding sequence GTGAAAGTTTCGGTCTTCGTCAATGGACAAGCTGGCCGGGCCAACTTTGAAGCGATTCAGAGGGCGTGCGATCGCGCCCTTTTTAGAACTGAGCTTCGATATTTCAAACCGTCATCAAAAGAAGCTCTCCAAAGCGAGGTCCTCTCTGCCTCCAATGAATCCGATGCGCTCGTGATTTGCGGCGGCGACGGCACACTTAACAACGCCGTACAGCCACTATTAATGGCCTACAGAAATGGAATCGCTTCAAACTCGCCATTCCGAATCCCACCTATCCTACCGCTTCCCGTGGGCACGGCGAATGATTTAGCAAGCGAGCTTCGCATCACCGATCGATTGGAAAGAGCTGCCCGCCGAATTATCGAATCAGAACCAAGCGCCATTGACGTTATCGAAGTTAAGTCCAAACAAGGCATCGTCTATATGCTGACAAATGGCGGTTTAGGCTTGGCCGCTGAAACTGCCGAACTTGCCAACCGTGTGAGGGCAAATGTGAGATCCGACGGAAAACGCTTTTCTAAAGAAGCAATTCGTTTGGCGGGTTCGAGAATCTACGAACTGCTCCTAGCAAAAGAGCTTTTAAGCGGAAAATCCACGAAGTGGCTACGCGGTTGGTGCGTATCAATTGAAATAGATGGGGGGTTGAAGCGAAGTACCAGTGCCCCGTTTATTATGGTTAACAATCAACCGGGCCTAGGCGGAAAGTATATCCCCGCCCCTCTTACCTCCAATACGGACGGGACCTTCAACATTTTGTTGGTAGAATCTCTGGGAATAATCGCGCTGGCGAAATCGCTGTGGCAGATACGAAATGGTCAAGTGCCCGACGAAAAACAATGTCCCCGCTTGGAAACTTCACATGCGGTCTTCCGGTCTAAGAGCGATGCAAGAGATCTTACTTTTTTTGGAGACGGAGAAATCCTTCACCATGGAGTCCGAGAAATTGAAGTGACCTGTCTTAAGCGTGCTCTACCGGTATTTCTTGGGGCCGAGGACACACCATGA
- a CDS encoding ATP-dependent Clp protease proteolytic subunit, giving the protein MQSIANTGSEPNMEPTMEEEKEKNENKGEKGLPNPVEAELFLARVVMVSAPVDARLAHAVCAKLLALERADAEAPVYLFINCPGGEVYSGFSIFDTARFIRPKVVTVVTGLAASMGSIISLCAKPEDRYAFPNSKFLVHQPLMSGGLAGSATDIAIHARDLIDTKNKIIELYARECGRTIEDIKKALDRDTWLNPQQAKEFGLVSKIISNRSELK; this is encoded by the coding sequence ATGCAGTCGATCGCAAATACCGGGTCTGAACCAAATATGGAACCAACCATGGAAGAAGAGAAAGAAAAGAACGAAAATAAGGGTGAGAAGGGACTTCCTAATCCTGTCGAAGCCGAACTTTTTCTTGCTCGTGTTGTCATGGTCTCAGCACCCGTTGATGCCCGACTAGCACATGCCGTTTGCGCTAAACTTTTAGCGCTAGAACGCGCCGATGCCGAAGCACCCGTGTATCTCTTTATCAATTGCCCTGGCGGCGAAGTGTATTCTGGTTTTTCGATTTTCGATACAGCTCGCTTTATTCGACCGAAAGTCGTGACTGTTGTAACAGGTCTTGCTGCTAGCATGGGCTCGATCATTTCACTTTGCGCGAAACCCGAAGATCGCTATGCGTTCCCGAACTCAAAATTCTTGGTTCACCAACCACTCATGAGCGGCGGCCTAGCTGGATCGGCAACAGACATCGCGATTCACGCTCGCGATTTGATTGATACGAAAAATAAAATTATCGAACTCTATGCGCGCGAATGCGGGCGAACGATTGAGGATATCAAAAAAGCCCTCGATCGCGATACCTGGTTAAACCCCCAGCAGGCAAAAGAGTTTGGCCTCGTTTCTAAAATCATTTCGAACCGTTCAGAATTAAAATAG
- a CDS encoding beta-lactamase family protein, whose translation MNTLRYMLVFLLSLTACQTSVVSETPIRDLSVLRLALQKSMDEAHIHGGLPGIAALITSSGNTVFQRSQGKRAIQLEAEVKEDDRWHLGSDTKAMTALLVAMAAEERKLAYESKVKELLNVKLAHPLNNDLTVGNLLTHSSALRDVQEVQAGKLWKELFKSKKNVSLQRLEMSLASMKEPPATVVTSGKPDRNFRYGNINYIILGAVLEKLYETSWENLLKQKIFDKLSMTSCGYGVAGAETETLPSQPWPHGLVQGKLVGIPPKEKADNPPMLGPAGTVHCNLRDWHKFIAELILIWRGKGVLLTDQSLSKIYFQKGNEFYVYGGWGINDEKLKTPVFQHSGSNTLNFATAEFFPDKDLIVLIATNRGDDQAEKAMRDFLKAINKLVLQ comes from the coding sequence ATGAACACGCTACGGTACATGCTTGTTTTTCTTCTAAGTTTAACGGCCTGTCAGACAAGCGTGGTCAGTGAAACACCTATCCGCGATCTTTCAGTTTTGAGATTAGCCCTTCAAAAATCAATGGACGAAGCACATATCCATGGCGGCTTACCTGGCATCGCGGCGCTCATTACTTCCAGCGGCAACACCGTTTTCCAAAGGAGCCAAGGGAAACGAGCAATCCAGCTTGAGGCTGAAGTTAAAGAAGATGATCGGTGGCATCTTGGATCAGACACCAAAGCGATGACTGCCCTTCTTGTCGCTATGGCTGCTGAAGAGCGTAAGCTCGCTTACGAATCAAAAGTCAAAGAGCTGCTTAACGTAAAACTGGCACACCCGTTAAACAATGATTTAACTGTCGGAAATCTTTTAACTCATTCAAGCGCCTTAAGAGATGTTCAAGAGGTCCAAGCCGGAAAACTCTGGAAAGAACTTTTTAAGTCAAAGAAGAATGTCAGCTTACAGCGTCTTGAAATGAGCCTCGCATCCATGAAAGAGCCCCCGGCAACAGTGGTAACCAGCGGCAAGCCCGATCGAAATTTCCGCTATGGAAATATCAACTATATCATTTTAGGTGCGGTCCTTGAAAAGCTCTATGAGACGTCTTGGGAAAATCTCCTGAAGCAAAAGATCTTCGACAAGCTCTCGATGACTTCATGTGGCTATGGTGTGGCAGGCGCAGAAACTGAGACCCTTCCCTCACAGCCTTGGCCACATGGTTTAGTCCAAGGTAAGCTGGTTGGAATTCCACCAAAAGAAAAAGCTGACAATCCGCCGATGTTAGGGCCCGCGGGTACGGTCCACTGCAACCTTCGGGATTGGCACAAGTTCATCGCCGAACTGATTCTGATCTGGAGAGGAAAAGGAGTTTTGCTGACTGATCAAAGCCTATCGAAAATCTATTTTCAAAAAGGAAATGAGTTTTATGTTTACGGCGGCTGGGGAATAAATGACGAGAAATTGAAGACCCCAGTTTTCCAACACAGCGGAAGCAACACGCTTAACTTTGCCACAGCAGAATTTTTTCCCGACAAAGATTTAATCGTTTTGATTGCCACCAATCGAGGGGACGATCAGGCAGAAAAAGCGATGCGCGACTTTTTGAAAGCTATCAACAAATTGGTATTGCAATAG
- a CDS encoding outer membrane lipoprotein-sorting protein, producing MRSKLALACAIAFLFNLDPSMALESVSPDLLLKMADDVRNPSEVYKMKIGVKTSSTDQIFEVFLKGKDKTLVIVKSPTKDRGRNMLMLDRDFHAYIPNLKKSVRLSLAQKMSGEISNGDIARTRWHGDYKATLEKEDGEESIIFLEGTKQMLTYSKIRLWVNRTNGRPSRAEFLGLDGKTVLKRAKYTSYKTIAGSLRPTELIIEDVTGKSSSITILEMNPADLPDSLFTTQSLEKVR from the coding sequence ATAAGGTCAAAGTTGGCGCTGGCATGCGCGATTGCTTTCCTCTTCAATCTCGATCCGTCAATGGCGCTTGAGAGCGTTTCGCCAGATTTACTTTTAAAAATGGCCGACGACGTTCGAAATCCATCGGAAGTATACAAGATGAAAATCGGCGTCAAAACCTCATCCACGGATCAGATCTTTGAGGTGTTTCTGAAAGGGAAAGACAAGACCTTGGTCATTGTGAAAAGTCCGACCAAAGACCGCGGACGAAACATGCTGATGCTTGATCGCGACTTTCACGCCTACATCCCAAACTTAAAAAAATCTGTTCGCCTTTCGCTGGCGCAAAAAATGTCCGGTGAAATTTCAAACGGAGATATTGCGAGAACCAGGTGGCACGGCGACTATAAAGCTACGCTAGAAAAAGAGGACGGCGAAGAATCGATAATATTCCTGGAAGGCACTAAACAAATGCTGACCTATTCAAAGATTCGACTTTGGGTCAACCGGACAAATGGCCGGCCAAGTCGAGCGGAGTTTCTTGGACTCGACGGAAAAACCGTCCTTAAACGAGCAAAGTACACGAGCTATAAAACCATCGCGGGTTCTTTGCGACCCACTGAACTGATAATTGAAGACGTCACAGGAAAGTCTTCATCCATTACAATCCTCGAGATGAACCCAGCAGATCTTCCTGATTCGTTGTTTACAACGCAGTCCCTCGAGAAGGTTCGATGA
- a CDS encoding efflux RND transporter permease subunit: MTKIFEFFVVNWRFSFLMTAMVALMGILGLGILQRETFPPVNFATVSVVTIYPGATPEDVYDRVTRIIENELRGTTGLKDVKSVSQSGRSTITIRIDIDRPDAQEIVNEIQRAVTRAKSLLPIEVLDAPLVTEVKAKEIPVIELAIVGPNENRERDRYVEDLKEVFDDVRGVASVRYSGYIERELQILLDREKLQRLNVGITEVVNAMKARLKNIPAGSLETIDNTTLVRLVGQSSDPKEIENLVIRSNDSGVLVRISQVGRVVDASKRPSVLARVNGEPATLMIVTKKEEIDSISVVDSLVVKMKEFESKLPSTHKIVVYNDEGSRIKNRLEIVQFNAIFGLLAVLGILFVFLPGKVGLWSSASLPICALGTVAFMVYLGANFNIITMIAIVICLGNLVDNSVVVSEHYTTLREKGMAAKEAAVKSAEQFWIPFTASTITIIAAFLPMLVTEGVLGQFIKWIPIVVSIALVLSLIEALTLLPARLQFLETKKKLPATGREKDSNKIEDYFGRFVRWTVQKKYITAGIMTVLVVSGVFVTALFNRFELFPADGVEYYIARFEAPPQTLISKVDSASAKLSNDIAVVLGDNIDSIVARSGIQQVGAGDPKAKNGDNVGFLLIRIKNDRYLKLGIEDTLKKLREIKSPPELSKVVFETIQGGPPVGKPVTITLRSTNTAELEREAKEFQAELAKIPGLINVETDLVEAGREYSYKPNDERVAFVGLNLDLVGLNLRAAIEGLPIAQLTDRGLEYDVTVKYASKDREDIEDIQQTRVTNSSGNQTPLNMIGKISETNAPSVIRGYDFRRSITISGDINETLTSSVRANAEARKILQRTMSDAKSTSTVFGGVDESTKDSLRSLGIALVLSIIGIFATLVFTFKSYSKPFIILSSIPLGLVGVLYSFALNQRPLSFLAFIGVVGLSGVVINSAIILVDFIEELRRESSENSLTEILIRASQMRLRAVLATGLTTVVGLLPTAFGIGGNDPLLIPITLALSWGMIVGTVLSLIWIPSAYLILEDFKRMTKSLMSRLIPS; the protein is encoded by the coding sequence ATGACGAAAATTTTCGAATTCTTTGTAGTTAACTGGCGATTTAGCTTCCTCATGACTGCTATGGTTGCACTCATGGGAATTCTCGGCCTCGGCATCCTCCAGCGAGAAACGTTTCCTCCCGTTAACTTCGCAACTGTTTCTGTCGTGACTATTTATCCCGGCGCGACGCCGGAGGATGTCTACGACCGTGTCACCAGAATTATCGAGAACGAACTTCGCGGCACCACAGGCCTCAAGGATGTTAAATCGGTTTCCCAAAGCGGCCGAAGTACAATCACCATTCGAATCGACATCGATCGGCCAGACGCCCAAGAGATCGTGAACGAAATCCAGCGTGCGGTCACCCGAGCGAAATCTCTACTTCCTATTGAAGTATTGGATGCGCCGCTGGTAACGGAAGTGAAGGCCAAAGAAATCCCTGTCATTGAACTTGCGATTGTTGGTCCAAATGAAAATCGCGAGCGAGATCGGTATGTCGAAGATTTGAAAGAAGTGTTCGACGATGTAAGAGGTGTCGCATCTGTGCGCTACTCTGGGTACATCGAACGCGAGCTTCAAATCCTCCTCGACCGCGAGAAACTGCAGCGTCTAAATGTCGGGATTACTGAGGTTGTGAACGCAATGAAAGCGCGGCTTAAAAATATTCCGGCCGGCTCTCTTGAAACCATCGACAACACTACCCTGGTGAGACTTGTAGGACAATCGAGCGACCCAAAAGAAATCGAAAATCTTGTCATTCGGTCCAATGATTCTGGCGTCTTGGTTCGAATCTCCCAAGTCGGACGAGTGGTCGATGCCAGTAAGCGCCCAAGCGTTCTTGCTCGAGTCAATGGTGAGCCAGCGACATTGATGATTGTGACGAAGAAAGAAGAGATTGATTCGATTTCAGTCGTCGATTCCCTGGTCGTAAAGATGAAAGAATTTGAAAGCAAACTTCCCTCAACTCACAAAATTGTTGTTTACAATGACGAAGGTTCAAGGATTAAGAATCGACTTGAGATCGTTCAGTTCAATGCCATCTTCGGCCTGCTTGCGGTGTTAGGTATCTTGTTCGTGTTTTTACCAGGGAAAGTAGGACTTTGGAGCTCTGCGAGCCTGCCGATCTGCGCTCTGGGAACAGTCGCGTTCATGGTGTATCTTGGTGCAAATTTTAACATCATCACGATGATCGCAATTGTGATCTGTCTTGGTAACCTCGTCGATAACTCGGTCGTCGTCAGCGAACACTACACCACTCTCCGCGAAAAAGGCATGGCTGCTAAGGAAGCGGCTGTGAAGTCAGCGGAGCAATTTTGGATTCCCTTTACAGCCTCGACAATCACTATCATCGCAGCTTTCCTGCCCATGCTTGTTACCGAAGGCGTACTCGGTCAGTTTATCAAATGGATTCCGATTGTGGTTTCCATCGCCCTTGTACTGAGCTTGATTGAGGCTTTGACACTTCTCCCCGCTCGACTTCAATTTTTGGAAACTAAAAAAAAGCTGCCGGCAACGGGCCGCGAAAAAGATTCCAATAAAATCGAAGATTATTTCGGACGCTTTGTTCGGTGGACGGTTCAAAAAAAATATATCACCGCCGGCATCATGACTGTGCTGGTGGTGTCGGGAGTATTCGTTACTGCACTCTTCAATCGCTTTGAACTTTTCCCCGCAGACGGTGTCGAGTACTATATCGCAAGATTTGAAGCTCCCCCTCAGACACTGATATCAAAAGTGGATTCGGCCTCCGCTAAACTTTCAAATGACATCGCAGTAGTACTTGGGGATAACATCGACAGCATTGTTGCTCGCAGTGGAATTCAGCAGGTCGGAGCTGGCGATCCGAAAGCAAAGAACGGCGATAACGTAGGTTTTTTGCTCATTAGAATTAAAAATGATCGCTATTTGAAATTGGGCATTGAAGACACACTGAAAAAGCTTCGCGAGATAAAGTCACCGCCAGAGCTTTCGAAAGTGGTTTTCGAAACGATCCAAGGTGGACCACCTGTTGGGAAACCCGTGACAATAACATTGCGTTCAACGAACACAGCAGAGCTTGAACGTGAAGCGAAGGAATTTCAGGCCGAACTCGCCAAAATTCCAGGTCTCATAAACGTCGAAACAGATCTGGTGGAGGCCGGTCGAGAGTACTCCTATAAACCAAACGACGAACGCGTTGCCTTCGTGGGCTTAAATTTAGATCTCGTTGGACTCAATTTGAGGGCAGCGATCGAAGGACTTCCGATTGCACAACTCACCGATCGCGGACTCGAATATGACGTCACAGTAAAGTATGCCTCGAAGGACCGAGAAGACATCGAAGACATCCAGCAAACAAGAGTAACGAATTCTTCAGGCAACCAAACGCCGCTCAACATGATTGGCAAAATCAGCGAAACGAATGCCCCTTCTGTGATTCGCGGCTATGACTTTAGGCGTTCGATTACCATCTCTGGCGATATCAACGAAACGCTCACTAGTTCTGTTCGAGCCAATGCGGAGGCGAGAAAAATCCTCCAGCGCACAATGAGTGATGCGAAGTCCACTAGCACAGTTTTTGGCGGAGTGGACGAAAGTACGAAAGACTCGCTTCGCTCACTAGGAATAGCACTTGTTCTATCGATTATTGGGATTTTTGCGACTCTCGTCTTTACGTTCAAAAGCTATTCGAAACCATTTATTATTCTGTCGTCCATCCCTCTTGGCCTGGTCGGCGTTCTCTATTCGTTTGCACTCAACCAACGACCGCTTAGCTTTCTTGCGTTCATTGGCGTGGTCGGCCTTTCGGGCGTTGTCATCAATTCAGCGATTATTTTGGTCGACTTTATTGAGGAGCTAAGGCGCGAGAGTTCCGAGAATAGCCTCACCGAAATCCTTATTCGCGCAAGCCAAATGCGCCTTAGAGCAGTTCTTGCCACTGGCTTGACGACCGTTGTTGGACTTCTGCCGACAGCTTTTGGAATCGGCGGCAACGATCCACTATTGATTCCGATAACACTTGCGCTCAGTTGGGGGATGATAGTAGGAACTGTCTTGAGCCTTATTTGGATTCCGTCCGCTTATTTGATCCTTGAAGATTTCAAACGAATGACAAAGTCTTTAATGTCGAGACTCATACCCTCATGA
- a CDS encoding SDR family oxidoreductase, whose product MRILITGGTGFLGPAVISEILNQFGPGTEITLVSRKKLPVSKSSSVQSLVCDLTNWNGGLEAELLNSLTGKFDLMLHMAGLYNLRVSKEDAYLNNVFATHTALAIAQHLEVPCFAHVSTVAVTMGLGTLSSKEKAKQTQDELISRPSFFNSNDNSSDQIAGLPATASHQSRGPFPDAYAESKASGEKTVRAWESHFPKRKLILRPGILVGATDGSAIRRIDGPYHAIDAFRRMRTFIEAWRGTIVIPGRKNHTIPLVPVDYAGKAIASLLESFLESKEPLLSYYVAPSNGPTVESLFQSALSNLGLHREVRTVENIPGSIVKPIAEWLTRLPREEIEYVLNLPAIDTSDSDSILGVDFYPRFKDYEASLWKGYHAYIQSR is encoded by the coding sequence ATGAGAATCCTTATCACCGGTGGCACTGGGTTTCTTGGCCCGGCTGTCATCTCCGAAATTTTAAATCAATTTGGGCCCGGAACCGAGATCACTCTCGTGTCGCGAAAAAAACTTCCGGTCAGTAAGTCTTCTTCAGTGCAGAGTTTAGTTTGCGACCTGACCAACTGGAACGGTGGACTTGAAGCAGAGTTGCTCAATTCATTGACTGGAAAATTCGATCTTATGCTTCATATGGCAGGCCTCTATAATCTCCGAGTATCGAAAGAAGATGCCTACCTCAACAATGTTTTTGCCACCCACACGGCACTTGCAATTGCGCAGCACCTCGAAGTTCCCTGTTTCGCCCATGTCTCGACGGTCGCCGTCACCATGGGACTTGGGACTTTGTCCTCCAAAGAAAAAGCTAAGCAAACCCAAGACGAGTTGATCAGTCGCCCAAGTTTTTTCAATTCCAACGATAACTCAAGCGACCAAATAGCCGGCTTGCCTGCAACCGCAAGCCACCAATCACGAGGACCTTTTCCAGACGCCTACGCTGAATCGAAAGCAAGCGGTGAAAAAACTGTGCGCGCCTGGGAGTCTCACTTTCCAAAAAGGAAACTGATTTTACGCCCGGGTATATTAGTGGGTGCAACGGATGGATCGGCGATTCGTCGGATCGATGGACCCTACCATGCCATCGACGCATTCCGAAGAATGCGCACGTTCATCGAGGCTTGGCGCGGAACAATTGTTATTCCCGGAAGAAAGAACCACACGATTCCGCTTGTTCCAGTCGACTATGCTGGAAAAGCAATTGCGTCGCTGCTCGAGTCATTTCTCGAATCTAAGGAACCGCTTTTAAGCTATTATGTTGCACCTTCAAACGGACCAACCGTCGAATCACTTTTTCAATCCGCTCTCAGTAATCTCGGACTCCACCGCGAAGTTCGAACCGTCGAAAATATTCCTGGATCCATCGTGAAGCCGATCGCGGAATGGCTCACTCGACTTCCGCGTGAAGAAATCGAATACGTTTTAAATCTGCCAGCCATTGACACCTCGGACAGCGATTCAATTTTGGGAGTAGATTTTTATCCACGCTTTAAAGATTATGAAGCGTCACTCTGGAAGGGGTATCATGCCTACATACAGAGTCGCTGA
- a CDS encoding NADH-quinone oxidoreductase subunit F has translation MKNGLHFNVIGATGLVGSEFVQFLLRHSALKPELSLVSTVTVFTRRPFPTEAPNLVNHVVDFEKLNHPSDGWRDKLNGDVLFSAMGTTLKQAKTKEEQYKVDYHHQMEVARAFRTNGGKAMVLISAAGADARSPFFYVRMKGELERDIQKLNFERLRILRPALLKGHRENSRLGESVTDTILTTIGRILPGGLPLTIKPIPAATVATAAFNAAMMSHRGTLIYGPQDLWGLTGPQEEKQ, from the coding sequence GTGAAAAATGGACTTCATTTCAATGTCATTGGTGCCACAGGCCTCGTCGGCAGCGAGTTCGTTCAATTCCTTCTCAGGCATTCGGCTTTAAAGCCAGAGTTGAGTTTGGTGTCGACCGTGACAGTTTTTACCCGCCGGCCTTTTCCGACTGAAGCACCAAATCTGGTGAATCACGTAGTTGATTTCGAGAAGCTCAATCATCCTTCTGATGGGTGGCGCGATAAACTGAACGGCGATGTTCTATTTTCGGCCATGGGCACGACTCTTAAGCAAGCAAAGACCAAAGAAGAACAATACAAAGTCGACTATCATCATCAAATGGAAGTCGCTCGCGCTTTCCGTACCAATGGTGGAAAAGCAATGGTTCTTATTTCGGCGGCTGGTGCCGATGCTCGCTCGCCATTTTTCTATGTACGCATGAAGGGCGAATTGGAACGAGATATTCAAAAATTGAATTTCGAGCGTTTGAGAATTCTCCGTCCCGCACTTCTAAAGGGCCACCGAGAAAATTCCCGCCTGGGTGAATCCGTAACGGACACCATTTTAACGACGATCGGACGGATACTGCCTGGCGGTCTACCACTTACCATTAAGCCGATTCCTGCAGCAACGGTTGCGACAGCCGCATTCAATGCAGCCATGATGTCTCATCGAGGCACTCTCATCTACGGCCCCCAAGACCTATGGGGCTTAACCGGCCCCCAAGAGGAAAAACAATGA